The nucleotide sequence CAGCTTACCACGGCCTTCTTCGCCTCTTAGCTCCATAGGCATTCGCCATAAACCTATTCTTCGCTTGACCATATTATTGTCCCTTCTTTCTTTACACTTTTCGCTTAAAAAAGAAGTTTTGTATTTTTTTAGTTTTCTTTTACACTGTTATGTTTCAAACATTCCAGCGTCTTCATTCCCTTCCCTAGTTATGTCAAATATCTGTTCGCCTTTTCTTAGCGATTGGGCGAATAAAAACCTTGTCGTTAAACAAGGTATTTATGGAGATAAGGGGATTCGAACCCCTGACCTACGGCTTGCAAAGCCGCCGCTCTAGCCAGCTGAGCTATATCCCCTCAGTTGTTTTATAAAAAAAGAGTTCCAGGAAAGAACGAAAAGGAAGTATCGATTTGTCTTGTGTACTTCAAGACTATTATACATTGTATATTTGTAGAAGGTTAAAACGACCTTCTAAACTACCCTTTCTCTTAGAAAGGAGGTGATCCAGCCGCACCTTCCGGTACGGCTACCTTGTTACGACTTCACCCTCCTTACCAAACGTACCTTCGGCACCGTCCTCCCTTACGGGTTAGACTAGCGACTTCGGGTACCCTCGACTCGGATGGTGTGACGGGCGGTGTGTACAAGGCCCAGGAACGTATTCACCGCACCGTGCTGATGTGCGATTACTAGCGATTCCAACTTCATGAAGTCGAGTTTCAGACTTCAATCCGGACTACGATTGCTTTTTTGCGTTTTGCTTGACCTCGCGGTGTCGCTTCGATTTGTAGCAACCATTGTAGCACGTGTGTAGCCCTGGACGTAAGGGCCATGATGACTTGACGTCATCCCCACCTTCCTCCGATTTGTCATCGGCAGTTCCGCCAGAGTCCTCAGCTTTACCTGTTAGTAACTGGCAGTAGGGGTTGCGCTCGTTGCGGGACTTAACCCAACACCTCACGGCACGAGCTGACGACAGCCATGCAGCACCTGTCAAGAGCCGTATTGCTACGCTGCCATATCTCTATGTCATTGCTCTTGATGTCAAACCCAGGTAAGGTTTCTCGCGTATCATCGAATTAAACCACATGCTCCACCGCTTGTGTGGGCCCCCGTCAATTCCTTTGAGTTTCACCCTTGCGGGCATACTTCCCAGGCGGTACACTTAATGCGTTTGCGTCGGCACCGAAGCTCTTGCCCCGACACCTAGTGTACATCGTTTACTGTGCGGACTACCAGGGTATCTAATCCTGTTTGCTCCCCGCACCTTCGTATATCAGCGTCAATCATCGGCCAGAAACCCGCCTTCGCCACCGGTGTTCTTCCAAATATCTACAGATTCCACCCCTACACTTGGAATTCCGGTTTCCCCTCCGTGATTCAAGTCAAGCAGTACCCAATGCAGTTTACGAGTTGAGCTCGTAGATTTCACACCAGGCTTACCTAACCGCCTACATACCCTTTACGCCCAATAATTCCGAACAACGCTCGCCCCTTACGTGTTACCGCGGCTGCTGGCACGTAATTAGCCGGGGCTTATTCGCATGACTACCGTCATCAAAGAAGCATTCCCTCTTCTTCTTATTCTTCATCTGCAAAAGAATTTTACAACCTTTCGGCCTTCTTCATTCACACGGCGTCGCTCCGTCAGACTTTCGTCCATTGCGGAAGATTCTTAGCTGCTGCCTCCCGTAGGAGTTTGGGCCGTATCTCAGTCCCAATGTGTCCGTTCACCCTCTCAGGCCGGATACCCATCGTTGCCTTGGTGGGCCTTTACCTCACCAACCAGCTAATGGGACGCGGGCCCATCCTGAAGCGGAGCCGTAGCTCCTTTCCTCATTTACCTTTATGTAAATGAGCACATTCGGTATTATCTAATATTTCTACTAGCTATCCCCATCTTCAGGGCAGGTCACCCACGCGTTACTCACCAGTCCGCCACTCTAGGGGAGAGCAAGCTCTCCCTTACCGTTCGACTTGCATGCTTAAGACGCGCCGCCAGCGTTCGTTCTGAGCCAGGATCAAACTCTCCATCATTATTATTTCAAGCCGCCCTTAAAGAGCGGTTGATTTCTAATTTTAGTTTGTCCCTTACTTATTATTGTTAAGGAATTTGGTAAAAGCTAATCAGCTTAACCCTTACCGGTTTTTGATACTTTCCTTACCAAAAGCTTTACGCTTTGGCTATTTTTGTTCTTTCCCTTCCCTCTTAATTTCAAATATCATCCGCTAAAAACTCGTAAAAGTTATGTAGCGAGCAAAAAGGAGTATACAGTATTTTCTCGCTTTTTGTCAAGAGCTTTTTAAAAGTTTTTTTATTTTTTTTAACCTTTTTTGCAGCTTTTAAACTGCCAAACTTAAGAAGCCTTGCCTTCATTGAAAATGCAAGACTTTCAAAACTTTTCTAGTGTTTTCTTCGCTTTTCTAGGCACACCGTCTTAACAGACGGTGTGAGCGAATATACCCCTTTCTCAAACTTTTGTCAAGTACTTTTTGTAAGGTTTTTGCAAGTTTTCTGCCGGTAAACTCTCCATTTTCCCGACCTTTTTTTGGTGTATTGCTGACCTTCCTTTGCCCTACTTAACATCCTTTTGTATTTATGATATTATGCATTTACTTATGGAAAAGAACAATAATAAAATATCAAAAGAAGTCTTCTCGACTCTTTTGTATCTTTCCCGCCTTTCTTTAGGTGAACAGGAAGAAGCCCGCTTATCGGGACAGGTAAATAACTTGGTCGGTTATTTTGAAATCTTGGATAAATTTGCGGACAGCAGTTTGGATTCTTCAATGTATGCCAAACACAGTGAAACAGACTTACGCTCCTCTGAAGTAAAAGAAGGTCTTGCTCAAAGCGATCTTAAAAAAATGACTTCGGAATATATGGATAATTATTTTAGGGTTCCAAAGGTTTTGGGCTCAGGAGCCTAAGGAGATAAAATTTCATGATAACGGATTTGACATTTACACAACTGCGCGACAAATTAAAAAATAAAGAACTTTCTTCCCTTCAAATTCTCAGAGCTTTTAAGGATGAGTATGAAAAAGATTTAAAACACCCCCTCCCATTGAACGGATTTGTGGAATTTTTTGAAGATGCAGAAGAACATGCAAAAAAGGCAGATGAGCTTATAGCTCAAGGCGTTTCCTTTGATGAAAAGCCTCTTTTGGGCCTGCCCATTGCAGTAAAAGACAACATCTCAATGGCAGGAAAGCTTTGCACCTGCTGCAGCCGCTCATTACAAGGCTACTATGCTCCATACAATGCAACGGTAATCGACCGCTTATTGGAAGCGGGAGCCGTTTTAATGGGAAGAATAAATATGGACGAACTCGCTATGGGTTCTTCAACCGAATTTTCATGCTACGGCCCGTCAAGGAATCCCGTTGACAGGGCTAGAACTCCGGGCGGCAGCTCAGGAGGTTCGGCAGCCGTAGTTGCAGGAAATCAGGCACCCTTTTCTTTAGGAACTGAAACGGGAGGCTCGGTTCGTCTTCCGGCTTCTTATTGCGGAATTTACGGACTTAAACCGACATACGGTCTTTTTAGCAGATACGGGGTAGTCGCCTTCAGCTCTTCCCTTGACCAAGTCGGCCTTTTCGGAAAAGAACCCGACGATATAGCCCTCGCTCTCGCCGTTATGGCAGGGAAGGACGAAAAGGACGAAACTTCGGAAGAAGCCGATTTTTCTTCATTATTAAAACTATCTGCCTACTCAAAAGAAGAAATAACCTCATTAAAGATTGCAATCCCCAAGGAATTCTTAAATACCCAAGGCTTAGATCCGGAAGTAAAAAAAGTCTTTGACGAACTCTGTACTTGGCTTACCAAAAACGGAGCTAAAATAGATGAGGTTTCGGTTCCT is from Treponema denticola and encodes:
- the gatC gene encoding Asp-tRNA(Asn)/Glu-tRNA(Gln) amidotransferase subunit GatC codes for the protein MEKNNNKISKEVFSTLLYLSRLSLGEQEEARLSGQVNNLVGYFEILDKFADSSLDSSMYAKHSETDLRSSEVKEGLAQSDLKKMTSEYMDNYFRVPKVLGSGA
- the gatA gene encoding Asp-tRNA(Asn)/Glu-tRNA(Gln) amidotransferase subunit GatA gives rise to the protein MITDLTFTQLRDKLKNKELSSLQILRAFKDEYEKDLKHPLPLNGFVEFFEDAEEHAKKADELIAQGVSFDEKPLLGLPIAVKDNISMAGKLCTCCSRSLQGYYAPYNATVIDRLLEAGAVLMGRINMDELAMGSSTEFSCYGPSRNPVDRARTPGGSSGGSAAVVAGNQAPFSLGTETGGSVRLPASYCGIYGLKPTYGLFSRYGVVAFSSSLDQVGLFGKEPDDIALALAVMAGKDEKDETSEEADFSSLLKLSAYSKEEITSLKIAIPKEFLNTQGLDPEVKKVFDELCTWLTKNGAKIDEVSVPVLEASIPTYYTLAISEAASNLSRIDGIRFGLRKDAGKGNDELYIQTRSEGFGPEVKRRIITGNYVLSKEFSGDCYEKSLNVRAKIAQGVNEVLQKYDFIICPTAPAPAFKLNEKVDDPIAMYLSDLFTTFVNLARIPSLSVPAGKTKAGLPVGIQFCGKKFSEDRILKLAKAWEEDHA